The Flavobacterium sp. 20NA77.7 genome includes the window GGTCCTTCTCAAGAAGAACTATTAACCGAAATTAGAGATTTATTGAAAAAATAAATTGTACAAAAAAGCTGTTTCTCTCGAAACAGCTTTTTTAACAAACAAAACTATGATTAAGCCATAATATCAGTTGTTTTTCTATCTCGTAGCCAATATTTTACTCGTTTCACCAAGTAAAACATTACAGGCACCATAACTAATGTTAATACCGTAGCATACGTTAATCCAAAGATAATAGTCCAAGCTAATGGTCCCCAGAAAATTACATTATCACCACCCATATATAAATGAGGATTTAATTCGGTAACTAATGAAAAGAAATCGAAGTTCAAACCTATAGCTAAGGGAATTAACCCTAACACTGCAGTTAATGCCGTTAATAAAACAGGTCTTAAACGAGATTTCCCAGATTCAATAATTATTTCTTTTATTTCTTCTAAAGATAAGTCATCATGGCTTTGTAAGTTATTATCTGCTACTTTTTTATCTAATAACAACACAAAGAAGTCCATTAATACAATACCATTTTTTACCACTATTCCCGCAAGCGAAATAATCCCCATCATAGTCATTAAGATGACGAAATCCATATTGGCAATTACATAACCATAGAAAACCCCACTAAAGCTTAATAATACAGTAAATAAGATTACCATTGTTTTTGAAACAGAGTTAAATTGAAGCACAATAATAATGGTAATCCCAGCTAATGCTAAAAACAATGCATACATCAAGAAACTTTGATTTTTACCTTGCTCTTCTTGCACTCCAGAAAACGAATAACTTATTGATTTAGGAAACTCATACGCTTTCAATTCTTCCCCAATTTGTTTGGTAATTTCATCTCCATTATAACCCGTTAACACATTAGAATAAATTGTCATGATGCGTTTTTGGTTTTTTCTTTTAATTTGGTTATATGTAGTCGTTTTTTTCGTTTCTGAAACCGCAGAAATAGGCACTTGCATCATTTGTCCATTATTTTGATTTCTGAAAGTTAAAGATTGATTGAACAATACATCTTCATTTTTACGTTGGTCATCTTGCATACGCATGGTAATGTTGTAATCGTCATCACCTTCTTTATAGGTGGAAATTTCTTGTCCATATACAGAACGACGCAAATTAAACCCTAATTGCCCTGTTGAGACACCTAAACTTCCCGCACTTACACGATCTACTTTTACTTCTAACTCGGGACTATCTTTATTTACATCCACACTTAAACGTTCAATGCCTGAAATATTTTTAGAATTGATAAACGCAATCATTTTATCTGCTTCAACTAGCATTTCTTGATAATCAGAACCTGTTAATTGAATACTTATAGGGTATCCTGCTGGCGGTCCATTCGCATCTTTTTCTACGGTAACTTTTGCTCCAGCAATTCCTTTAACTTTTGCTCTAATTTCATCTAATACATCAGACGTATTTACGCCTTGTCTAAATTTAAATTCAGAGAAATTAACCGTTACTTTTCCTTTATAAGGTGTCTCTGAAGCCGAACCAGCATCTACATTTGGGTTTCCAGCACCTACGCCTACTTGAGACACAATAGACTCTGCCAAATAATTTTTATTTGTTTTTTTATCCACATATTTATCTAAAATTGAAATCACTTGTTTTTCAACAAATAGAGTGGCTTTATTTGTCTTTTCAATATCGGTTCCTTGGGGATATTCAATATATGTGATTACCTGATTTGGAATATTATCTGGGAAAAACAAGACTTTTCTAGGGAAAATTCCTAACAACATAAAAGAGAAGAACAACATCCCAATGATAGTTACTAATGCCAACCAAGCTCTTTTACCTGTTAAAATTTTAGCTAAGAAATTTTTATACTTATCTTCCATTTTTGGGAAAAAGTTATGCTGAAAATCTTGCGTCCATTGGTATAATTTGATTTTATATAACCACATTAATCCTAATGAAATAATAGCCAAATGTCCAATTGCTTTTGCAAAAGTAGAATCAGTTAAATGTCCTAATAGCACAAATACAATTCCAACTACACTGAATATAATTGTATATAACTTGGCTGATTTATTTGAAACATTTCTATCTTCAGTATCCATAGAACCACCTGTCATAGCTGCATTGACAACCATTGCCACAAATAATGATGCGGTTAGTGTTACCGTTAAGGTTATTGGAAAATATTTCATAAATTTTCCCATTGTTCCGGGCCATAAGGCAAAAGGTAAAAATGCCATTAAGGTGGTGGCTGTAGAAGAAATTACAGGCCAAGCTATTTCACCAATACCAATTTTAGAAGCTGAAACTTTGTCCATGCCTTTTTTCATATTAGCAAATACATTATCTACAACTACAATCCCATCATCTACGAGCATACCTAATCCCATAACTAATCCAAAAAGAACCATCGTATTTAAGGTTAAACCAAAAGCATTTAATATTGTAAATGCCATCAACATTGAAAGTGGAATAGCTGCTCCTACAAACAACGAATTTCGTAATCCCATGGTAAACATTAAGACAATCATTACTAATACAATTCCAAAAATGATATGATTAGATAATTCGTCTACTTGATGCTCAACACGAGAAGATTGATCATTTGAAAGTTCAATAATTAAGTTTGATGGTAAATAAGAGGCTTTTGCTTTTTCTAACTTTTCTTTTACTTGCTCAATAGCAGAAATCATATTTTGGTTTGAACGTTTTTTTACATTCAGCATCACTACTTCCTGACCTTTTTCACGCGCATACGTTGTTTTTTCTTTTTCTTTAAAACGGATAGATGCTATATCTTTTAAGTAAACCGTCCCTCCAAATGATTTAACAATAACGTTTTCTAATTCTTTTGGGTCTTTAATTTCTCCAACAATTCTAATATTATTTCTAGAGCCTTGCGAAATTAAATTTCCACCCGACAGCGTCATATTTTCATATTTAACCGCATTTTGAATTTCATCAAATGAAACTTTTGCAGCCGTCATTTTGAATATGTCAACAGCGATTTCTACTTCTTTATCATCTACACCTAAAATATCAACTTTTTTAACTTCTGGTATTTCTTCAATATCATCTTGCAATAATTCGCCATATTTTTTTAATTGCTGTGTGGTATAATTACCCTTCAAATTGATATTCAGAATTGGCACTTCCTCCGAAATATTTAATTCGAAAACACTTGGTTCTACCTTACTTCCATTGTCTAAATTTGGCCAATCTGAATCTGCTTTTTTAATATCAACTTTGTCTTTAATTTTAGTTTTAGCCTCTTCAATTCCAACTTTATCAGCAAACTCGACAATTATCATTCCATAATCTTGAAAAGAACTTGATGTGATTTTCTCTACTCCAGAAATATTTTTAATTTCTTTTTCTAATGGTTTAATGATTAATTTTTCTACGTCTTCGGCAGAATTTCCAGGGAAAATTGAAGAAATATAAATTTTATTCTCAATTATTTCAGGAAAATCTTCACGAGGCATGGTAACATAGGCTATTACTCCTGTAATAACAATAAGTAGCGTCAAGATATACACTGTAACTCTATTATCTACAGCCCAACTTGATATTCCGAATTCTTTATTTTTGTGTGACATATATTTTAGTTTCAGGCTTCAAGTTTAAGGTTTAAGCGTTTTGTGAACAACTTGAAACCTTAAACTTGAAACAATTATATTTTAGAAATTAAGTTTCATTCCATCTGCAATACTTGTAGCTCCCTCGGTAATTATTTTATCATTTACAGCTAATCCACTTATAATTTCGGTTACATTATCTGATGATTTACCTACTTTTACTACAACTTTTTTAGCCACTGCTTTAGCACCATTTACTTGTGTAGCTACAAAAACAAACTTATTATGAGCCGCGTCTTCTTGTACTACGTTTGTAGGAACAACGATAGCATTTTTAACCGTATAATCAATAATTTTAAGTTTTGCGACTTGATTTGGTCGTAATAAATTATCTGGGTTTGGTAAACTTACCTCAATGCCAAAACTTCTGTTATTAGGATTAATAAAATTTCCTACTTGGCGTACTTTTCCTTTATACGTTTTTCCTAATGATGTTAAATATACATCTACCAATGTGCCCGGTTTTAATTTTCCGATATAGGCTTCAGGAACTGTTGTTTCAACATACATATTTGCTAAATTTACAATGCGCATTAATCCTTGTGGATTAGGAGCAACTACCTGACCTCTTTCTACAAAAACCTCATCAATTGTTCCTGAAAAAGGGGCACGAATTATCGTTTTTGCAACTTGAGCTCTCATTTGTGCTACAGCTTTTTGAGCCGATATCATTTGTGTTTGAGCTTGTAAATATTGAATCTCAGAACCAATTTTTTTATCCCAAAGATTTTTTTGTCTTTCAAAAGTTGTTTTAGCCAGTGCATATTGATTTTCAATGCTAGCTAATTGTTGTCCCATTCCTGCATCATCAATTTTTCCTAAAACTTGACCTTTTGCAACTCGTTGACCTGCTTTTACATTTAGAGTTACTAATGTGCCGCTAAATTCGGGTTGAATTAAGATATTTTCTTTTGTATCAACACTTCCTTGAATTTCTAAATAATGGTTGAAAACAGTATCTTTAAGTGTAATTAAAGAAACTAATGTTTCGGTTTCAGCAGTTTTATCTCCTGCTAAGGCAGCATTAATTTTTGTTAACTCAGCTTGAAGCTCAGTCTTTCTTTTAGTTAATTCTGTTTTATTCTTATCTTTTATCAAATCATCTGTAGATTTTTGACCACAAGACAAGACAACTAAAGCAGTTAAGGTTAAAGCTATTTTTTTCATTTGTTTATGTTTTTTTATTTAATTTATTAATTTTTCTAATATTGCTCTTTTATTTATCACATCAAGCATCGCTTGTAAAAGTTCTTGTTGTGCTGTGTATAATTGTTTTTGAGCGTCTGCAAAATCAAAACTTGTAGACAAACCTTCTCTAAATTTAATTTCTTGTTTAGCCTCAATTCGTTCAGCAAGTTTTAAATTAGCCTGTGCAATAGCATATTTTTGAATACAATACTCATAATCACTTTTTGCTTTTTGGTATTGTAATTTTAGTTTTTGAGCTGTTTCTGTTACTTGAACTTTGGCTTTTTCTAATTCAATTTTGGCTTGTTGCGTTCGGGCTGTTCGTCCAAAGCTACTAAAAACAGGCACATTTAATCCTAAACCAACATTTGAAAAATTATACCATTTTTGGCTAGAATTCATAATGTTGAATTGATTAGAAAATGTGTTGTATCCAAAATTTATTTGTGCACCAAGTGAAGGTAATGCTTTACTTTTTTCTAATTTAACTAATAACAGTTTACTTTGTTCAATATTTTTACCTATTTGAAAATCAATATTTTTTTCAACTTCAAATGTTTGTGATAATAAATTTAAATCAATGTTTTGTTGGGTTAAATCGTCTAATTTATCTGTTAGTTTCAAATCGTTTTCCAAATCAATACCTACAATTAATTTCAACATATTAAGTGCAATCTGTTTTTGTTTGGTAACATTATCTAATGCACTATTTAAAGAATTTAAGGTAATTTGTAATTGCTCTACACTTTCTTCTTCTATCAATCCGTTTTTATAAATTTGCTTGGTATCTGAAAGAATCTTTTCCAAGATTGCTTTATTTTTATTCAAAACGGAAATATTTTCTTCTGCAAATAATACATTCCCATAAGAATTGATGACAATTTCTTTTATTTCTTGGTTTGTTTTTACGATGGCATTTTCAGATATTTTTAAATACGTTTTTGCTGATTGTAACCCAACCAAATAAGAGCCGTCAAATATTAATTGATTTAAGCTTACCGATGTAATCGCATTGTGCTTTGTTCCAAATGCTATTCCAATAATTTCATCTGCTGGTGCCGCCGGATTAAACGTATTTGCTGCTACCCCTTGTTTTTGAAACTCAAACGTTTTTAAATAAGAAACCGACCCCGAAATTTGAGGCAAGCCCATAGTAGTTGTTTCCCATTTTTTCTTTTTTGCAATTTCTAAATCTTTTGAAGCATTTACAACGCTATAATTATTTTTTTGCGCATAATCAATAGCCTCTTTTAACGAAAAAGCAAATGAATTTACTCTTTCTTGTGCAAAAAGACCATAACTAATTGTCAAACAGGTTATCAAAGTTAATTTTCTCATTTTTACTATCAATTATTCTTTTTTAAATGTTTCTCTAATTCTTTTATTCCTTTTTCTGTACAAATTCCTCTTAAATGATATTCTAAATAAATCAATTGAATTTCATTTGACGAAAAAAGTTCTATATTAAAAATTTCTGTATCCTTTAAACTAGTCATGCCCGCAAAATAAAAACGAGCAATCAATGCTGTATTGATTTCTTTTCTAAAAAACCCTTGGGCTATTCCTTTTTCTAGATTTACAACAATACAATCGCCCATTTTATCAAATTGTTTTAACATCAACGTCTTATGAATTTTTGGATAATACTTCTGAAGTTGATATATAGGGGATGTACTTTCGTTTTTTAAATTTTTCATTACAAAATCCTTGATTACAAATAATTCTTCAATAGGATTATGACCTAAAGCAAAAATTGTATCAATACCACTGGAAATAGTGTCAAACAAATGCATGGTAGATTCTTCCACTAATTGGTCTTTGGTATTGTAATGCTGATAAATCGTTTTTTTTGAAATACCCATTTCTGTCGCAATATCATCCATGGTAACACTCTTGAATCCAAGTGTTAAAAACATATCAGTTGCTTTAATTAGAATTTGGTCTTTCATTTTTTAAGTATAATTTCGATGCAAATGTATGTCAGAAACTTTTAAAACAAAAATAGTTTCCAAAGTTTTTATAAAAATTTAACAATTGAATAACATTAAACAATTCTAACAAATAACTTATCTTAGCAAAAAAATATACAAATGTTAAGCTTACAACAATTTCAAGAGGTTGTTAAAAATCATTTTGAAAACACTAATTTAGATAAGGAACCAAAAAATTTATATGCACCCATATCCTACATTCTAGAATTAGGAGGTAAAAGAATTAGACCTGTTTTAACATTAAT containing:
- a CDS encoding efflux RND transporter periplasmic adaptor subunit, producing the protein MKKIALTLTALVVLSCGQKSTDDLIKDKNKTELTKRKTELQAELTKINAALAGDKTAETETLVSLITLKDTVFNHYLEIQGSVDTKENILIQPEFSGTLVTLNVKAGQRVAKGQVLGKIDDAGMGQQLASIENQYALAKTTFERQKNLWDKKIGSEIQYLQAQTQMISAQKAVAQMRAQVAKTIIRAPFSGTIDEVFVERGQVVAPNPQGLMRIVNLANMYVETTVPEAYIGKLKPGTLVDVYLTSLGKTYKGKVRQVGNFINPNNRSFGIEVSLPNPDNLLRPNQVAKLKIIDYTVKNAIVVPTNVVQEDAAHNKFVFVATQVNGAKAVAKKVVVKVGKSSDNVTEIISGLAVNDKIITEGATSIADGMKLNF
- a CDS encoding efflux RND transporter permease subunit, with the protein product MSHKNKEFGISSWAVDNRVTVYILTLLIVITGVIAYVTMPREDFPEIIENKIYISSIFPGNSAEDVEKLIIKPLEKEIKNISGVEKITSSSFQDYGMIIVEFADKVGIEEAKTKIKDKVDIKKADSDWPNLDNGSKVEPSVFELNISEEVPILNINLKGNYTTQQLKKYGELLQDDIEEIPEVKKVDILGVDDKEVEIAVDIFKMTAAKVSFDEIQNAVKYENMTLSGGNLISQGSRNNIRIVGEIKDPKELENVIVKSFGGTVYLKDIASIRFKEKEKTTYAREKGQEVVMLNVKKRSNQNMISAIEQVKEKLEKAKASYLPSNLIIELSNDQSSRVEHQVDELSNHIIFGIVLVMIVLMFTMGLRNSLFVGAAIPLSMLMAFTILNAFGLTLNTMVLFGLVMGLGMLVDDGIVVVDNVFANMKKGMDKVSASKIGIGEIAWPVISSTATTLMAFLPFALWPGTMGKFMKYFPITLTVTLTASLFVAMVVNAAMTGGSMDTEDRNVSNKSAKLYTIIFSVVGIVFVLLGHLTDSTFAKAIGHLAIISLGLMWLYKIKLYQWTQDFQHNFFPKMEDKYKNFLAKILTGKRAWLALVTIIGMLFFSFMLLGIFPRKVLFFPDNIPNQVITYIEYPQGTDIEKTNKATLFVEKQVISILDKYVDKKTNKNYLAESIVSQVGVGAGNPNVDAGSASETPYKGKVTVNFSEFKFRQGVNTSDVLDEIRAKVKGIAGAKVTVEKDANGPPAGYPISIQLTGSDYQEMLVEADKMIAFINSKNISGIERLSVDVNKDSPELEVKVDRVSAGSLGVSTGQLGFNLRRSVYGQEISTYKEGDDDYNITMRMQDDQRKNEDVLFNQSLTFRNQNNGQMMQVPISAVSETKKTTTYNQIKRKNQKRIMTIYSNVLTGYNGDEITKQIGEELKAYEFPKSISYSFSGVQEEQGKNQSFLMYALFLALAGITIIIVLQFNSVSKTMVILFTVLLSFSGVFYGYVIANMDFVILMTMMGIISLAGIVVKNGIVLMDFFVLLLDKKVADNNLQSHDDLSLEEIKEIIIESGKSRLRPVLLTALTAVLGLIPLAIGLNFDFFSLVTELNPHLYMGGDNVIFWGPLAWTIIFGLTYATVLTLVMVPVMFYLVKRVKYWLRDRKTTDIMA
- a CDS encoding TolC family protein, whose product is MRKLTLITCLTISYGLFAQERVNSFAFSLKEAIDYAQKNNYSVVNASKDLEIAKKKKWETTTMGLPQISGSVSYLKTFEFQKQGVAANTFNPAAPADEIIGIAFGTKHNAITSVSLNQLIFDGSYLVGLQSAKTYLKISENAIVKTNQEIKEIVINSYGNVLFAEENISVLNKNKAILEKILSDTKQIYKNGLIEEESVEQLQITLNSLNSALDNVTKQKQIALNMLKLIVGIDLENDLKLTDKLDDLTQQNIDLNLLSQTFEVEKNIDFQIGKNIEQSKLLLVKLEKSKALPSLGAQINFGYNTFSNQFNIMNSSQKWYNFSNVGLGLNVPVFSSFGRTARTQQAKIELEKAKVQVTETAQKLKLQYQKAKSDYEYCIQKYAIAQANLKLAERIEAKQEIKFREGLSTSFDFADAQKQLYTAQQELLQAMLDVINKRAILEKLIN
- a CDS encoding TetR/AcrR family transcriptional regulator, with the translated sequence MKDQILIKATDMFLTLGFKSVTMDDIATEMGISKKTIYQHYNTKDQLVEESTMHLFDTISSGIDTIFALGHNPIEELFVIKDFVMKNLKNESTSPIYQLQKYYPKIHKTLMLKQFDKMGDCIVVNLEKGIAQGFFRKEINTALIARFYFAGMTSLKDTEIFNIELFSSNEIQLIYLEYHLRGICTEKGIKELEKHLKKNN